A section of the Serratia liquefaciens ATCC 27592 genome encodes:
- a CDS encoding polysaccharide deacetylase family protein yields MTKPAFLITIDTEGDNLWQNHDRISTDNTRFLPRFQALCEKYGFKPVYLTNYEMAMDAEYVEFARDVIARGTGEVGMHLHAWNSPPLTPLTEDDWRHKPYLIEYPAEQIRAKVDHMTKLLEDSFQTKMLSHRAGRWAFNEYYAALLLEYGYQVDCSVTPRVNWQYSPGNPQGNGGTDYRHFPSQAYFIDPENIAKAGASSLLEVPMSIQYKHSALMNTLKQGYDRLRGKQRSPSVNWLRPSGGNLEKMKRVAERCLAQGHDYVEFMLHSSEFMPGGSPTFKTEQDIEVLYRDLEQLFAWLQQRTVGMTLAEYYQLKVN; encoded by the coding sequence ATGACCAAACCGGCATTTCTCATCACCATTGATACCGAAGGCGACAATCTGTGGCAAAACCACGATCGCATTTCGACCGATAACACGCGCTTTTTGCCGCGCTTTCAGGCGCTGTGTGAGAAATATGGCTTTAAGCCGGTGTACCTCACCAACTATGAAATGGCGATGGATGCAGAATATGTCGAGTTCGCTCGCGATGTGATTGCTCGCGGTACCGGCGAAGTGGGAATGCATCTGCATGCCTGGAACAGCCCGCCGCTGACGCCGTTGACCGAAGATGACTGGCGACACAAACCCTATCTGATCGAATACCCGGCCGAGCAAATCCGCGCCAAGGTCGATCACATGACCAAACTGTTGGAAGACAGCTTCCAGACAAAAATGCTCAGCCATCGCGCCGGGCGTTGGGCGTTTAACGAATACTATGCCGCCTTGCTGCTGGAGTATGGTTATCAGGTGGATTGCTCGGTTACGCCGCGCGTTAACTGGCAGTACTCACCGGGCAACCCGCAGGGTAACGGCGGCACGGACTATCGCCATTTCCCATCGCAGGCTTATTTTATCGATCCGGAAAATATCGCCAAAGCGGGCGCGTCCTCGCTGCTGGAAGTGCCGATGAGCATTCAATATAAGCATTCTGCGCTGATGAATACGCTGAAGCAGGGTTACGATCGGCTGCGTGGCAAACAACGTTCGCCGTCGGTCAACTGGCTGCGCCCAAGCGGCGGAAACCTGGAAAAAATGAAGCGGGTAGCTGAGCGCTGTTTGGCGCAGGGGCATGATTACGTGGAATTTATGCTCCACTCTTCCGAGTTTATGCCGGGTGGCAGCCCAACCTTTAAGACCGAACAGGATATTGAAGTGTTGTACCGTGATTTAGAGCAGCTGTTCGCCTGGCTGCAGCAGCGTACGGTTGGCATGACGCTGGCCGAGTATTATCAACTTAAAGTGAACTGA
- the rfaQ gene encoding putative lipopolysaccharide heptosyltransferase III, producing MMNDAPALAPDTSIQRILIVKLRHHGDMLLITPVINTLQQNYPQAQIDVLLYKETQEMLVSHPALSNVFVIDRQWKKQGTKAHLSHELNLIRQLKARHYDLVVNLADQWRSAILARLTGARIRLGFDFPKRQGFLWRHCHTHLVPVSDHARLHTVEQNLSLLQPLGLPGVSQQVTMSYPSQDWQACEQLLQQQGITGDYIVVQPTSRWFFKCWSGEKMAATISALQADGHSLVITSGPDPKEREMVARILALCPPQGVVSLAGQLTLRQLAALIDHAKLFIGVDSVPMHMAAALQTPCVALFGPSKLVFWRPWQVIGHVIWAGDYGTLPDPDAIDTGTDERYLDLIPTDAVIAAARSTLA from the coding sequence ATGATGAACGACGCGCCAGCCCTTGCTCCTGATACCTCGATACAGCGTATTTTGATCGTTAAACTTCGCCACCACGGCGACATGTTGCTGATCACGCCGGTCATCAATACCCTGCAGCAAAACTACCCGCAGGCGCAGATCGACGTACTGCTGTATAAAGAAACCCAGGAAATGCTGGTCAGCCATCCGGCCTTGTCGAACGTCTTCGTGATCGATCGTCAATGGAAAAAACAGGGTACGAAAGCGCACCTGAGTCATGAACTGAATCTGATCCGACAGCTTAAGGCCCGGCATTACGATCTGGTGGTCAACCTGGCCGATCAGTGGCGCAGCGCTATTCTCGCCCGGCTGACCGGTGCACGTATCCGGCTGGGGTTCGATTTCCCCAAGCGTCAGGGCTTCTTATGGCGGCACTGCCACACGCATTTGGTACCGGTCAGCGATCATGCCCGGTTGCACACCGTTGAACAAAACCTGTCGCTGTTACAGCCGCTTGGCCTGCCAGGCGTCAGTCAGCAGGTCACCATGAGCTATCCATCGCAGGACTGGCAAGCCTGCGAGCAACTGTTGCAGCAACAGGGCATTACCGGCGATTACATTGTGGTGCAACCCACTTCCCGCTGGTTCTTCAAATGCTGGAGCGGAGAAAAAATGGCCGCCACCATCAGCGCGTTGCAGGCCGACGGTCACTCATTGGTGATCACCTCTGGCCCGGATCCAAAAGAACGCGAAATGGTGGCGCGCATTCTGGCGCTCTGTCCGCCACAGGGCGTAGTGTCCCTGGCTGGGCAACTGACGCTGCGGCAACTGGCCGCCCTGATCGACCACGCAAAACTGTTTATCGGCGTAGATTCGGTGCCTATGCACATGGCCGCCGCGCTGCAGACCCCTTGCGTCGCGCTGTTTGGCCCTTCCAAGCTGGTGTTCTGGCGTCCATGGCAGGTCATTGGCCATGTGATATGGGCCGGTGATTATGGCACCTTGCCCGATCCAGACGCCATTGATACCGGCACCGATGAACGTTATCTGGACCTTATTCCTACAGACGCGGTGATTGCAGCCGCGCGGAGCACGCTGGCATGA